The Lactuca sativa cultivar Salinas chromosome 2, Lsat_Salinas_v11, whole genome shotgun sequence genome includes a window with the following:
- the LOC111916289 gene encoding cationic amino acid transporter 6, chloroplastic: MEIHGSSFSSFKSYFNALRDTPRRLARRAGSVSTTFDETSGVRFRYGGKMRKSLRWYDLICFGVGGMVGAGVFVTTGTASHDKAGPAVVLSYVIAGFCALLSAFCYTEFAVHMPVAGGAFSYIRVTFGEFTAFLTGANLIMDYVFSNAAVARSFTTYLGTAIGVSAESKWRITISSLPKGFNQIDFIAVVVISILTIIICYSTRESSLLNMILTALHILFIMFVIIMGFWKGDSKNFTTPSDPSHPSGFFPFGAPGVFNGATLVYLSYIGYDAVSTLAEEVKNPVTDIPIGVTGSVILVTVLYCLMATSMSMLLPYDLINPEAPFSGAFTIKGNGWKWVSNVIGVGASFGILTSLLVAMLGQARYLCVIGRSNVVPIWFAKVHPKTSTPVNASMFLGIFTAAIALFTDLDVLLNLVSIGTLFVFFMVANAVIYRRYVSNDTRSPWPTVSFLLSFSFTSVIFTLLWWVVPGGTPKVFVLGVCSMVAIGLVVLFNYAVPQARKPDFWGVPLMPWIPCVSIFLDIFLLGNLDGPSYIRFAVFSALVVVVYFVYSVHASFDAEEERVLSQKSDESIDVEDLTSIGPKVQKEATLFA, translated from the exons ATGGAAATCCATGGTTCCTCTTTCTCGAGCTTCAAATCCTACTTTAATGCCCTCCGCGATACTCCTCGCAGGCTCGCCCGTCGTGCCGGATCCGTCTCCACCACCTTTGACGAAACAAGCGGTGTCAGATTCCGCTATGGTGGCAAAATGAGGAAGAGTCTCCGTTGGTACGATCTAATCTGTTTCGGTGTCGGAGGTATGGTCGGCGCCGGCGTCTTCGTTACCACTGGCACCGCTAGTCACGACAAGGCTGGCCCCGCCGTCGTCTTATCCTACGTCATTGCCGGATTCTGCGCCCTACTTTCCGCTTTCTGTTATACCGAGTTCGCCGTGCACATGCCCGTCGCAGGCGGTGCCTTTAGCTACATCCGCGTCACTTTTG GCGAGTTCACGGCATTTTTAACCGGAGCGAATCTGATAATGGATTACGTTTTCTCCAATGCCGCCGTAGCGAGAAGCTTCACGACCTATCTCGGAACAGCCATTGGTGTTTCCGCAGAATCCAAATGGAGAATAACCATTTCTTCTCTACCAAAAGGTTTCAACCAAATTGATTTCATCGCAGTCGTCGTCATATCAATCCTCACTATCATCATCTGTTACAG CACGAGAGAAAGCTCTTTGTTGAACATGATTCTGACTGCGCTTCACATTCTGTTTATAATGTTTGTGATAATAATGGGGTTTTGGAAAGGTGATTCGAAGAACTTCACGACGCCATCCGACCCGAGCCATCCGAGCGGGTTCTTCCCATTCGGAGCTCCGGGTGTGTTCAATGGTGCTACTTTGGTTTACCTGAGTTACATTGGTTACGACGCCGTATCGACGCTGGCTGAGGAGGTTAAAAACCCGGTAACCGATATCCCTATCGGAGTTACCGGTTCCGTTATCCTCGTTACTGTTCTCTACTGTTTAATGGCGACTTCAATGTCGATGCTTCTTCCTTATGATCTG ATAAACCCGGAGGCACCATTTTCAGGTGCATTTACAATAAAAGGAAACGGATGGAAATGGGTATCCAATGTGATAGGAGTTGGAGCCAGCTTTGGGATCCTAACCTCCCTACTGGTTGCAATGTTGGGTCAGGCCAGATACCTCTGTGTAATTGGCCGGTCCAACGTTGTCCCAATATGGTTTGCAAAAGTCCATCCAAAAACATCAACACCCGTGAACGCATCCATGTTCCTTG GTATTTTCACAGCTGCCATTGCCCTGTTCACCGACCTCGATGTCCTTCTCAACCTTGTTTCCATCGGGACACTTTTTGTCTTCTTTATGGTCGCAAATGCAGTAATCTACAGACGTTATGTCTCAAATGACACCCGTAGTCCATGGCCCACAGTGTCTTTCCTTTTAAGCTTCTCGTTCACTTCAGTTATATTCACTTTACTTTGGTGGGTGGTGCCGGGGGGTACACCTAAGGTGTTTGTGCTTGGGGTGTGCTCCATGGTTGCTATTGGATTAGTGGTTTTGTTTAATTACGCGGTCCCACAAGCACGAAAGCCCGATTTTTGGGGGGTCCCGTTGATGCCATGGATACCATGTGTCTCGATCTTTCTTGATATATTTTTGTTGGGAAATCTTGATGGGCCTTCTTATATACGGTTTGCGGTCTTTTCAGCTCTAGTGGTAGTTGTATATTTTGTTTACAGTGTTCATGCTAGTTTTGATGCGGAGGAAGAAAGGGTTTTGAGCCAAAAGAGTGATGAGTCTATTGATGTCGAGGATCTCACTAGCATAGGACCCAAAGTGCAAAAAGAAGCTACTCTTTTTGCTTGA